Proteins from one Flavobacterium sp. N2038 genomic window:
- a CDS encoding peroxiredoxin gives MSLVGKKFPSIAVDAISEMGDNLKINIFEEAVNNNKKVLLFWYPKDFTFVCPTELHAFQAALPEFEKRNTIVIGASCDTNEVHFAWLNTPKNNGGIEGVTYPILADTNRNLSNILGILDIDSTEYSEETDSVIIEGSNVTFRATYLIDETGKIFHESVNDMPLGRNVNEYLRMVDAYTHIQTKGEVCPANWEAGKEAMSADRLSTAEYLSAN, from the coding sequence ATGTCTTTAGTAGGAAAAAAATTCCCAAGTATTGCAGTAGATGCTATCTCAGAAATGGGTGACAATTTAAAAATCAACATTTTTGAAGAAGCGGTAAACAACAATAAAAAAGTACTTTTATTTTGGTACCCAAAAGATTTTACTTTTGTATGTCCAACTGAATTACACGCCTTTCAAGCTGCATTACCAGAATTCGAAAAAAGAAATACTATCGTAATTGGTGCTTCTTGCGATACTAATGAAGTTCACTTTGCTTGGTTAAACACACCAAAAAACAATGGTGGAATTGAAGGCGTAACTTACCCAATCTTAGCGGATACAAACCGTAACTTATCTAACATTTTAGGAATTTTAGATATTGATTCTACAGAATACAGCGAAGAAACGGATTCAGTTATCATCGAAGGTTCAAATGTAACTTTCAGAGCTACGTACCTAATTGACGAAACTGGAAAAATCTTCCACGAAAGTGTAAACGATATGCCATTAGGACGTAACGTAAACGAATATTTAAGAATGGTTGACGCTTACACGCACATCCAGACTAAAGGTGAAGTTTGTCCTGCAAACTGGGAAGCTGGTAAAGAAGCAATGTCTGCTGACAGACTAAGTACTGCTGAATACTTAAGCGCTAACTAA
- a CDS encoding thioredoxin family protein → MLIDLNEDTLADLVAKNEKVVVQYSASWCGNCRIMKPKFKKLATENEAITFVLVDAENSPESRKLANVSNLPTFATFVNGQLVGETQTNKQEVLIDLVNAIA, encoded by the coding sequence ATGTTAATCGACTTAAACGAAGATACGTTAGCAGATTTAGTTGCTAAAAACGAAAAAGTAGTAGTACAATATTCAGCTTCATGGTGTGGAAATTGCCGTATTATGAAACCAAAATTCAAAAAATTAGCCACAGAAAATGAAGCTATCACTTTTGTTTTGGTTGATGCAGAAAATTCTCCTGAATCAAGAAAACTTGCTAATGTGAGCAACTTGCCAACATTCGCAACTTTTGTAAACGGACAATTAGTTGGCGAAACACAAACTAACAAACAAGAAGTTTTAATCGACTTGGTAAACGCTATTGCGTAA
- a CDS encoding DUF6952 family protein has translation MKLPVIKHLTQFIEENDQDYIIETIEVLEAMTEISSLKDEELDVIGELISNMYGALEVQKLVAQGTDKKEALNTFMKRVLGSIDK, from the coding sequence ATGAAATTACCAGTAATAAAGCATTTAACACAGTTTATCGAAGAAAACGATCAGGATTATATCATAGAAACGATCGAAGTTTTGGAAGCCATGACTGAAATCTCTTCTCTTAAAGATGAAGAATTAGACGTAATCGGCGAATTGATTTCAAATATGTACGGTGCACTTGAAGTACAAAAATTGGTAGCACAGGGAACAGATAAAAAAGAAGCTCTTAATACGTTTATGAAGCGTGTTTTAGGCTCTATCGATAAATAA
- the tpx gene encoding thiol peroxidase, producing the protein MASITLGGNPVHTSGELPAVGSQLADFKLIQNDLSVASLSNFAGKKLVLNIFPSVDTGTCATSVRTFNANASGLENTTVLCISRDLPFAQKRFCGAEGLENVVNLSDFQTGAFGKANGLEIVDGPLAGLHSRAIIVVDANGKITHTEQVAEIANEPNYEAALAAL; encoded by the coding sequence ATGGCATCTATCACATTAGGAGGAAATCCAGTACATACATCAGGCGAATTACCAGCAGTTGGATCACAATTAGCTGATTTTAAATTAATTCAAAACGACTTATCAGTTGCTTCATTAAGTAATTTTGCTGGTAAAAAACTAGTTTTAAACATTTTTCCAAGTGTTGACACAGGAACTTGTGCTACATCTGTCAGAACTTTTAATGCAAATGCAAGCGGACTAGAAAACACGACTGTTTTATGTATTTCCAGAGATTTGCCTTTTGCTCAAAAACGTTTTTGTGGTGCTGAAGGATTAGAAAACGTGGTAAACTTATCAGATTTTCAGACTGGTGCTTTTGGAAAAGCAAACGGTTTAGAAATTGTAGACGGACCATTAGCTGGTTTACATTCAAGAGCAATCATTGTAGTCGATGCAAACGGAAAAATCACTCATACAGAACAAGTTGCAGAAATTGCAAACGAACCAAATTACGAAGCAGCTTTAGCAGCACTATAA
- a CDS encoding diacylglycerol kinase family protein, whose translation MEFQKDNTFVTGRLKSMTYAFNGAVKLITTEHSIMVQFSLGILMTIAGFYFHISQTEWLCQTLAIGLVLSIEGLNTAVEKIADFIHPDYSKRIGFIKDIAAGAVFFAAMTAIAIGLIIYLPKFI comes from the coding sequence ATGGAATTTCAAAAAGACAATACATTTGTTACAGGCCGTTTAAAAAGCATGACTTATGCTTTTAACGGTGCTGTAAAACTGATTACAACAGAACATAGCATCATGGTTCAATTTTCATTGGGCATCCTGATGACTATTGCCGGGTTTTATTTTCACATCTCACAAACCGAATGGCTTTGTCAAACATTAGCTATAGGTTTAGTTTTAAGTATTGAAGGATTAAACACAGCGGTTGAAAAGATTGCTGACTTTATCCATCCGGATTACAGTAAACGAATCGGATTTATTAAAGATATTGCTGCCGGAGCGGTATTTTTTGCCGCAATGACTGCAATAGCAATTGGCTTAATTATCTATCTCCCAAAATTTATATAG
- a CDS encoding DNA translocase FtsK gives MAKSKKETVDKKTESKIESVRSFTLSRQQKFVLGCLLVLFSIALLVAFISFYVNGQWQTDQSAVSQLDDRTEVVQNWLGKFGAFLADLIVYRGFGIASFIFVRLFFLTGLFLALELSTKKLKNTWFWDLFAIIIVSVLFGFFATSAPELGGTIGYELNLFLQDYIGKTGTLLTLLFGLIVYLIFKIKLSPEKIQSYFDSTKKEFKSELNSIKPTPQQPESAYNLEEFAIEEDPEVDNIHLKTVDSQFEINKEALKPTISHSSEIDLNPVLKPVQMNVNPVVETAAVHTEEFVIEKAEEEDIIEENLASRLVADFGLFDPTLDLSNYKFPTIDLLKEYSTGGITINQEELEENKNKIVDTLRNYKIEIAQIKATVGPSVTLYEIVPEAGIRISKIKSLEDDIALSLSALGIRIIAPIPGKGTIGIEVPNKNPTMVSMKSVIGSAKFQEAEMELPIALGKTISNETFVVDLAKMPHLLMAGATGQGKSVGLNAVLTSLLYKKHPAEVKFVLVDPKKVELTLFNKIERHYLAKLPDTEDAIITDNAKVVNTLNSLCVEMDNRYSLLKDAMVRNIKEYNDKFKARKLNPEAGHRFLPYIVLVVDEFADLIMTAGKEVEIPIARLAQLARAIGIHLIIATQRPSVNVITGLIKANFPARIAFRVTSKIDSRTILDTQGADQLIGRGDLLYTNGNDVTRVQCAFIDTPEVEKITDFIGGQKAYATAYLLPEFVGEETGINLDMDISERDTLFREAAEIIVNAQQGSASLLQRKLKLGYNRAGRLIDQLEAAGIVGPFEGSKARSVNILDLSALDQFFNNEQN, from the coding sequence ATGGCAAAAAGTAAAAAAGAAACTGTAGACAAAAAAACCGAATCAAAAATTGAGAGCGTTAGGTCCTTCACATTATCCAGACAACAAAAATTTGTTTTAGGATGCCTTTTAGTCCTCTTTTCGATTGCATTATTAGTTGCATTTATTTCGTTTTATGTTAACGGGCAATGGCAAACAGACCAAAGTGCCGTAAGTCAGCTTGATGATCGTACTGAAGTAGTACAAAACTGGCTTGGTAAATTTGGTGCTTTCCTTGCTGATCTCATTGTTTACAGAGGTTTCGGAATTGCTTCTTTTATTTTTGTCCGTTTATTTTTCTTAACCGGATTATTCCTTGCATTAGAACTTTCGACCAAAAAATTAAAAAACACCTGGTTTTGGGATTTATTTGCCATAATAATTGTTTCTGTTCTGTTTGGTTTTTTCGCTACCTCAGCACCCGAACTAGGAGGAACAATTGGTTACGAACTAAATCTTTTTCTTCAGGACTATATTGGAAAAACAGGAACATTATTAACCCTGCTTTTTGGACTAATCGTTTACCTCATCTTCAAAATTAAACTGTCTCCTGAAAAAATTCAGTCTTATTTTGACTCAACAAAGAAAGAGTTCAAATCCGAATTAAATTCCATCAAACCCACTCCGCAACAACCGGAAAGTGCTTATAATCTGGAAGAGTTTGCTATTGAAGAAGATCCTGAAGTAGATAACATTCATTTAAAAACAGTAGATTCTCAATTCGAAATCAACAAAGAGGCTTTAAAACCAACCATTTCACATTCATCAGAAATTGATTTGAATCCGGTTTTAAAACCCGTACAAATGAATGTAAATCCAGTTGTAGAAACTGCTGCAGTTCATACAGAAGAATTTGTTATTGAAAAAGCTGAAGAAGAAGATATTATTGAAGAAAATCTGGCTTCAAGATTAGTTGCTGATTTTGGTTTATTTGACCCAACTTTAGATTTATCGAATTATAAATTCCCAACCATCGATTTATTAAAAGAATATTCGACTGGTGGAATTACCATTAATCAGGAAGAATTAGAAGAAAATAAAAACAAGATTGTAGATACACTTCGTAACTACAAAATTGAAATTGCACAGATTAAAGCGACCGTTGGCCCATCTGTAACTTTATATGAAATTGTTCCGGAAGCCGGAATCAGAATTTCTAAAATTAAGAGCTTAGAGGATGATATCGCCCTGTCTTTATCTGCCTTAGGAATTCGTATTATTGCACCAATTCCAGGAAAAGGAACTATCGGTATTGAGGTTCCGAACAAAAACCCAACTATGGTTTCGATGAAAAGCGTTATTGGATCAGCTAAATTTCAGGAAGCTGAAATGGAACTTCCAATTGCCCTTGGAAAAACCATATCCAATGAGACTTTTGTTGTCGATTTAGCCAAAATGCCACACTTATTGATGGCCGGGGCAACTGGACAAGGAAAATCGGTTGGATTAAATGCTGTTTTGACTTCACTTTTATACAAAAAACATCCTGCCGAAGTAAAATTCGTTTTAGTAGACCCTAAAAAAGTAGAGCTTACACTTTTTAATAAAATCGAAAGACATTACTTAGCAAAACTTCCAGATACGGAAGATGCAATTATTACCGATAATGCAAAAGTGGTTAACACGTTAAACTCACTCTGTGTTGAAATGGACAATCGTTATTCTTTATTAAAAGATGCGATGGTTCGTAACATAAAAGAATACAATGATAAATTTAAAGCAAGAAAATTAAATCCGGAAGCTGGTCACCGATTTTTACCTTACATCGTTTTGGTTGTCGATGAGTTCGCCGATTTGATTATGACTGCCGGAAAAGAAGTTGAAATTCCTATTGCCCGTCTGGCTCAGTTGGCCCGTGCAATTGGTATACATTTAATTATTGCCACTCAAAGACCTTCTGTAAACGTTATTACAGGTTTAATCAAAGCCAATTTCCCTGCTAGAATCGCGTTTAGAGTAACTTCAAAAATTGACTCGAGAACTATTCTTGACACACAAGGTGCAGACCAATTAATTGGTCGGGGAGATTTATTATATACAAACGGAAACGATGTAACACGTGTTCAGTGTGCCTTTATTGACACCCCTGAAGTAGAAAAAATTACAGATTTTATTGGTGGACAAAAAGCGTATGCCACAGCTTATTTACTTCCTGAGTTCGTTGGAGAAGAAACTGGCATCAATCTTGATATGGATATTTCCGAAAGAGACACCTTATTTAGAGAAGCTGCTGAAATAATTGTCAATGCGCAGCAAGGCTCTGCTTCATTATTGCAAAGAAAATTAAAACTAGGTTATAACAGAGCCGGCCGATTGATAGATCAATTGGAAGCAGCCGGAATTGTTGGTCCATTTGAAGGCAGTAAAGCAAGAAGCGTGAACATTTTAGACTTAAGTGCTCTTGATCAGTTTTTTAATAATGAACAAAATTAA
- a CDS encoding LolA family protein, which yields MKKKIQEISNNSITNRTKKYFQMAIIMLLSFTSIQAQDKKAKDLLNEVTSKIKSYDNIVIDFKYSLNNAKENINQDSKGNVTMKGNQYVLNFMGVTKIFDGQKTYTINPEDEEVTVSKVNEKDDNAITPSKMLTFFNSGYKYNMDIVQNVKGRKIQYIKLVPTSGKDQRKEILLGIDVQTKHIYNLIETGKNGTKTTLTVNSFKTNQPLSKNQFTFVASKYPKYYINKLD from the coding sequence ATGAAAAAGAAAATTCAGGAAATCAGCAACAATTCTATCACTAACAGGACTAAAAAGTATTTTCAAATGGCAATTATAATGCTTTTGAGCTTCACTTCTATTCAGGCACAGGATAAAAAAGCCAAAGATTTATTGAACGAAGTTACTTCCAAAATAAAAAGTTACGACAACATTGTAATTGATTTTAAATACTCTTTGAATAACGCCAAAGAAAATATTAATCAGGACAGTAAAGGAAATGTAACTATGAAAGGAAATCAATATGTATTGAATTTTATGGGCGTTACAAAAATATTTGACGGTCAAAAAACATACACTATTAATCCAGAAGACGAAGAAGTTACTGTTTCTAAAGTAAATGAAAAAGATGATAATGCTATCACACCTTCAAAGATGCTTACATTCTTTAATTCTGGCTATAAATACAATATGGATATCGTTCAGAATGTAAAAGGAAGAAAAATTCAGTACATCAAACTAGTCCCTACGAGTGGAAAAGATCAAAGAAAAGAAATTCTTTTAGGTATTGACGTTCAGACTAAACACATCTATAATTTGATTGAAACTGGAAAAAACGGAACAAAAACAACTTTAACCGTTAATTCTTTTAAAACCAATCAGCCTTTATCAAAAAATCAATTTACCTTTGTTGCTAGCAAATACCCAAAATATTACATCAACAAACTAGACTAA
- a CDS encoding LptF/LptG family permease, with translation MKILDKYLLKTFLITFTTVFVILFFIFILQTVWLFISELAGKDLDLILIVKFLLFSMPRIIPLVLPLSVLLASIMTFGNLAENYEFAAMKSSGISLQRAMRILIVFICVLSIVAFWFANNVIPYAEYKFVNFRKNIAQAKPAMAIAEGQFNDVGTYNIKVNKKSGENGNILTGVTIHEKSNNIGENKTVIKAKDGKLISNEKSSILKLVLNDGYYYQDVTPKKYEDRAKLPFVKAAFKKQIINIDLSELNKVDEDKESINSTNGMLNVNELRYTLDSLNKNLNNEILSFSENINQRVGIKTSPIELKTDKKKKPLPGNLLSLYTNKQKADILRMAGSNVTSNVYSIETTQKDLKDKQREINKHLSALYEKFVIAFACFLMFFIGAPLGAIIRKGGLGLPIVFAVLIFITFHFINTFGKRLSQEGGMTPFMGSWMSSFILSPLAILLTYRATNDNGLINFDAITTPISQLFQKISERFFPAQKQQ, from the coding sequence TTGAAAATTTTAGACAAATACTTACTAAAAACATTTCTGATTACATTTACTACGGTATTTGTAATCCTTTTTTTTATATTCATTCTACAAACAGTCTGGCTCTTTATCTCTGAACTTGCAGGTAAAGATCTGGATTTGATATTGATTGTAAAATTCCTGTTGTTCTCAATGCCCCGAATTATTCCGTTAGTTTTACCACTTTCGGTTTTACTGGCTTCGATTATGACATTTGGAAATCTAGCTGAGAATTATGAATTTGCAGCGATGAAATCTTCCGGAATATCGCTTCAAAGAGCCATGCGTATTCTGATTGTTTTTATATGTGTACTAAGTATTGTGGCCTTTTGGTTTGCCAACAATGTAATTCCGTATGCAGAATACAAATTCGTTAACTTCCGAAAAAATATCGCTCAGGCAAAACCAGCAATGGCAATTGCAGAGGGTCAATTTAACGATGTGGGAACTTACAATATTAAAGTAAATAAAAAGTCTGGTGAAAACGGAAACATCTTAACTGGTGTTACGATTCATGAGAAATCAAATAATATTGGAGAAAACAAAACCGTTATTAAAGCGAAAGACGGTAAACTTATAAGCAATGAAAAATCCAGTATCTTAAAACTGGTTTTGAATGATGGTTATTACTATCAGGATGTTACACCAAAAAAATATGAGGATCGCGCCAAACTTCCGTTTGTAAAAGCCGCCTTCAAAAAACAGATTATCAATATTGATCTTTCTGAATTGAATAAAGTTGACGAAGACAAAGAAAGCATAAATAGCACAAACGGTATGCTAAATGTTAACGAATTACGATACACTTTAGATTCTTTAAATAAAAATCTAAACAACGAAATTTTATCTTTTTCAGAAAACATAAATCAGCGAGTTGGAATTAAAACCTCTCCAATCGAATTAAAAACAGACAAAAAGAAAAAACCTTTACCTGGTAATCTTTTATCATTGTACACCAACAAGCAAAAGGCAGACATTTTAAGAATGGCCGGCAGCAATGTGACCAGCAATGTATATTCGATTGAAACGACTCAGAAAGACTTAAAAGACAAACAAAGAGAAATCAATAAACATTTAAGCGCATTATACGAAAAGTTTGTGATCGCTTTCGCCTGTTTCTTAATGTTCTTTATTGGCGCTCCCCTAGGCGCAATTATTCGCAAAGGCGGACTAGGTTTACCAATTGTGTTTGCCGTTTTAATTTTTATTACTTTTCATTTCATCAATACTTTTGGAAAAAGATTATCGCAAGAAGGCGGAATGACTCCGTTTATGGGATCATGGATGTCTTCTTTTATTTTGTCTCCACTAGCAATATTACTAACCTATCGTGCAACAAATGATAACGGGTTAATAAACTTTGATGCCATTACAACACCTATTTCGCAATTATTTCAAAAAATTTCTGAGCGGTTTTTTCCAGCTCAAAAGCAACAATAA
- the ribB gene encoding 3,4-dihydroxy-2-butanone-4-phosphate synthase: protein MSTTKIQLNTIEEAIEDIRQGKVIIVVDDEDRENEGDFLAAAEKVTPEMINFMATHGRGLICTPLTESRCKELDLRAMVTNNTDHMETAFTVSIDLKGNGVTTGISAADRSKTVEALVDPNTKPHDLARPGHIFPLIAKQGGVLRRTGHTEAAIDFARLAGFKPAGVICEILNEDGTMSRLPELIKVAKKFDLKLVSIEDLVAYRMQHDSLIVKKEDFDIETRFGTFRLRAYEQTTNKQIHIALTKGTWNLGEPILTRIHSSQVNNDLLGTLTNNAEQQLDDMFKVINENGKGAVIFINQDMTAVNLLNRISELKTLQAKGTLKAPKVIIDSKDYGIGAQILHDIDISKIRLVSNTEQTKRVGMIGYGLEITEYVSY from the coding sequence ATGTCAACAACAAAAATACAACTGAATACCATTGAAGAAGCTATAGAAGATATTCGTCAAGGTAAAGTAATCATTGTAGTCGATGATGAAGATCGTGAAAATGAGGGTGATTTTTTAGCTGCAGCTGAAAAAGTAACTCCGGAAATGATCAATTTTATGGCCACACACGGGCGTGGTTTAATCTGCACTCCTCTTACCGAAAGCCGTTGCAAAGAACTTGATTTACGCGCTATGGTAACCAACAACACAGATCATATGGAAACTGCTTTTACTGTTTCTATAGATTTAAAAGGTAACGGAGTTACTACAGGAATATCTGCAGCAGATCGTTCTAAAACAGTTGAAGCTTTAGTAGATCCTAATACAAAACCTCATGATTTAGCACGTCCCGGACATATTTTTCCACTGATTGCAAAACAAGGAGGCGTGTTAAGAAGAACCGGACATACAGAAGCTGCAATTGATTTTGCCCGATTAGCAGGATTTAAGCCTGCCGGAGTAATTTGTGAAATCTTAAATGAAGATGGAACAATGTCTCGTTTACCGGAACTTATTAAAGTTGCTAAGAAATTTGACTTAAAATTAGTTTCAATTGAAGATTTGGTTGCCTACAGAATGCAGCACGATAGTTTAATTGTAAAAAAAGAAGATTTTGATATCGAAACTCGTTTTGGAACTTTTAGACTAAGAGCTTACGAGCAAACAACAAATAAGCAAATTCATATTGCTCTAACTAAAGGAACATGGAATTTAGGAGAGCCTATTTTAACCCGAATTCATTCTTCGCAGGTTAACAATGATTTGCTAGGCACATTGACTAATAATGCTGAACAGCAATTAGACGATATGTTTAAAGTAATTAATGAAAACGGAAAAGGCGCTGTTATCTTTATTAATCAGGATATGACGGCTGTAAACCTTTTAAACAGAATTTCTGAGCTTAAAACTTTACAAGCTAAAGGAACTTTAAAAGCTCCAAAAGTTATTATTGACAGCAAAGATTACGGAATTGGAGCTCAGATTCTTCATGACATTGATATTTCTAAAATTAGACTGGTTTCAAACACCGAACAAACAAAACGTGTTGGAATGATCGGATATGGCCTTGAAATCACTGAATACGTTAGTTACTAA
- a CDS encoding acyl-CoA thioesterase produces the protein MGTLEERIQKSETRIFKAVFPSTTNHYDTLFGGTALQLMDEVSFICATRFSRKKVVTISTGQIDFRKSIPAGTLIELVAKVVSVGRTSCKIHVDIFMEQMYSELRESVVSGTFSFVAVDENKKSVPILDHLE, from the coding sequence ATGGGAACATTAGAAGAAAGAATTCAGAAATCTGAAACACGTATTTTTAAAGCCGTTTTTCCTAGCACAACTAATCATTATGACACTTTATTTGGAGGAACAGCTTTGCAATTGATGGACGAAGTATCGTTTATTTGTGCTACTCGTTTCAGCCGAAAAAAGGTAGTAACCATTTCGACAGGTCAAATTGATTTTAGAAAATCGATTCCTGCCGGAACTTTAATCGAATTAGTGGCAAAAGTGGTAAGCGTTGGAAGAACAAGCTGCAAAATTCATGTAGATATTTTCATGGAACAAATGTATTCAGAGCTTCGGGAATCAGTAGTTTCAGGAACTTTTTCGTTTGTAGCCGTTGATGAAAACAAAAAATCTGTGCCAATTTTAGACCATTTGGAATAA
- a CDS encoding MFS transporter, translating to MTVTTEQNKKGIKKVLPIILATSIFMQMLDSTILNTSLPSIAKDLGESPLDMQNAIISYVLTLALFMPVSGFLSDKFGTKNVLIFALVLFSVGSLFCALSQNLMHLVLARIVQGVGGSLMTPVGKLALIKTFPKNEILKAMNFAIIPALIGPVLGPLVGGYMVDYLSWHWIFLINIPFGLIGVLLSLKYMPNYKSKIIDFDLKGFFIFAAASLLLSISLELFGNTVRVSPVLVVLMSGFLMLYLYYRYASRDNNPIFPLNLFQVRTFRVGIVGNMATRLGISAIPLLLPMMIQIAYGQSAVVSGWIVAPMALTAMFGKSAVIGILNKFGYRKTLMVNTFIIGILICCLAIPSIHTSIYWYVPIIAILGFFNSIQFTSMNSISIADLRQYHTSSGNSLISVNQQLAIGFGIAFGLLVLKIFQGDVKLIHDEIHNAFRYTFLVVGFLTILSGLVFRRLHFKDGDNLKPA from the coding sequence ATGACAGTAACCACAGAGCAAAACAAGAAAGGAATAAAAAAGGTATTACCTATTATTTTAGCGACTTCTATTTTTATGCAGATGCTGGATTCGACAATTCTGAATACTTCGCTGCCTTCTATTGCAAAAGATTTGGGCGAATCTCCGCTCGATATGCAAAATGCGATTATTAGTTATGTTTTAACTTTGGCGTTATTTATGCCGGTGAGCGGTTTTTTATCGGATAAATTTGGAACAAAAAATGTCCTTATTTTTGCCTTAGTATTATTTAGTGTGGGGTCTTTATTTTGTGCGCTTTCTCAAAATTTAATGCATTTAGTTTTAGCTCGAATTGTTCAGGGTGTGGGAGGAAGTTTGATGACGCCGGTTGGAAAATTGGCGCTCATAAAAACATTTCCGAAAAACGAAATACTTAAAGCGATGAATTTTGCTATTATTCCTGCTTTAATAGGTCCGGTTTTAGGTCCGTTGGTAGGGGGTTATATGGTTGATTATTTGTCCTGGCATTGGATTTTTCTGATAAATATTCCGTTTGGTTTGATCGGAGTTCTTTTGAGTCTAAAATATATGCCTAATTATAAATCTAAAATAATTGATTTTGATTTAAAAGGCTTTTTCATATTTGCTGCAGCCTCACTTTTATTGTCTATTTCTTTGGAGCTGTTTGGAAATACGGTACGGGTTTCACCGGTTTTAGTGGTGCTAATGTCAGGTTTTTTAATGTTGTATCTGTATTATCGATATGCATCAAGAGATAATAATCCTATTTTTCCTTTAAATCTATTTCAGGTGAGAACATTTAGGGTGGGTATTGTGGGTAATATGGCTACACGTTTAGGTATTAGTGCTATTCCGTTATTGCTCCCAATGATGATTCAGATTGCTTATGGGCAATCTGCTGTTGTTTCGGGATGGATTGTGGCTCCAATGGCTCTGACGGCAATGTTTGGTAAATCAGCAGTGATTGGTATTCTGAACAAGTTTGGATACCGCAAAACTTTAATGGTGAATACTTTTATAATTGGTATTTTGATCTGCTGTTTGGCGATACCTTCTATTCATACTTCTATTTATTGGTATGTTCCTATAATCGCAATATTAGGCTTTTTTAACTCTATACAATTTACTTCGATGAATTCGATTTCTATAGCCGATTTAAGGCAATATCATACCAGTAGTGGTAATTCGCTAATTTCGGTAAATCAGCAGTTGGCTATTGGCTTTGGAATAGCTTTTGGCTTGCTTGTTCTAAAAATTTTTCAGGGCGATGTAAAACTCATTCATGACGAAATTCATAATGCTTTCAGGTATACATTTTTGGTGGTAGGATTTCTGACGATTTTATCAGGATTGGTTTTTAGAAGGCTGCATTTTAAAGATGGTGATAATTTAAAGCCTGCTTAA
- a CDS encoding helix-turn-helix domain-containing protein produces the protein MENLDNIDLKINQISKKLKEIRLSKGYTSYETFAFENDLNRVQYWRIESGKNMTLKTLIKVLDIHKITLGDFFKDL, from the coding sequence ATGGAAAATTTAGATAATATAGATTTGAAAATTAATCAGATTTCTAAAAAACTGAAAGAAATCAGGTTGTCGAAAGGTTATACGAGTTATGAAACTTTTGCTTTTGAAAATGATTTAAACAGAGTTCAATACTGGCGTATAGAATCAGGCAAGAATATGACTTTGAAGACTTTGATTAAAGTTTTGGATATTCATAAAATTACGCTGGGAGATTTTTTCAAAGATTTGTGA
- a CDS encoding JAB domain-containing protein: MKTLKDRQDWKVASEIELIYKIKVKASQRPHITSSSAAYKVAMEAWNMNKIDFFEQFKILLLNQSNKVLGVYEVASGGISGTSVDLRLLFAAALKANASALIMIHNHPSGKTLPSAADKIITIKARQAGNILNIDVIDHLIITSESYYSFADRGDL; encoded by the coding sequence ATGAAAACCTTAAAAGACAGACAAGATTGGAAAGTCGCATCAGAAATCGAATTGATTTACAAAATCAAAGTAAAAGCCTCACAGCGGCCTCATATTACCTCTTCTAGCGCTGCATACAAAGTAGCAATGGAAGCTTGGAATATGAATAAAATAGATTTTTTTGAGCAGTTTAAGATTCTTCTTCTCAATCAGTCTAATAAAGTATTGGGTGTTTATGAAGTGGCTTCCGGTGGAATATCCGGGACTTCTGTAGATCTTAGATTATTATTTGCCGCAGCGCTCAAAGCAAATGCTTCAGCCCTTATCATGATTCACAATCATCCTTCCGGCAAAACACTACCTTCTGCAGCCGATAAAATAATTACAATAAAAGCCAGACAAGCTGGTAATATTTTAAACATCGATGTAATAGATCATTTGATTATTACATCAGAAAGTTATTACTCTTTTGCCGATAGAGGCGATTTATGA